In Psychromonas sp. psych-6C06, the genomic window GGTAGTGAATGTGATTATGGTGTATTGCCCATTGAAAATCTGTCTGAGGGATATGTACAGGTAGTTTTGGATCACCTTTTAAGTACCGATTTAATTGTTGTTTCTGAGTTATTGCTGGCTATTCAATTTTCATTTGTGGCTAACTGTGCAAAGCTATCTGAACTAACCGATCTTTACGTACAGTTTGTTGCTCATGGCCAATGTTCTGAATTTATTAATAAACTCTCTGGTGTCACTATCCATAATACGCAAAGTAATATTGAATCGTTATTATTGGCTCGAAATAAAGGTAAGGGAGCAGGAGCGATTATTCCGCAGCACGCATTGCCTCAAGCACAAGAGGGATGTTTGATTCAAAAGAACGTTACAAATTACGAGAATAACCAAACGCGTTTTTTAGTACTTACCAAACAGGCACAACCGCGTTTAGCTGGCGCAAGTTATAAAACCACGCTGGTGGTAAAAAATGAAAATGACTGTCCCGGAGTGTTAGGTAATATTGTCAATGCGTTTGCTAGTCAAAAAGTTAACTTAACCTCAATTATGTCTCGTCCAACCAAATCACAATTTGGTAAGTACCACTTTTTTATTGATATTGATGGGCACCAACTTGATGACAATATTAACGCATCTCTAAAGCAGATAAGTGCAGAGTATCCTGTCACTATTATTGGCTCTTATATTAAAGCGAATTGATTGATGCTTGTTGATGGCTAACCAGACCATTTCTCCCTGCTAACTTCGCTTGATAAAGGGCTTCATCGGCCCACTTTATTAATGTTGCTTGTTGCATACGTTTATGGATAGTAACGCTAGCAATCCCTGCCGATAATGTCACTCGTTGTAATGGCGACTTTACATGTTCAATATGACTCGTATAAAGATCATCAATAATCGCTTGTATACGTGCTTTGACTTGCTCTGGTGAGCTGTTAGAAAGTAATACTATAAACTCTTCACCACCATAGCGAGCCACTAGCTCATCTGCTCTGCGAAAGTGTTTTTGAATGATATGGGCTACCTGCGTTAAACATTGATCGCCCTGAGGGTGCCCGTAATGGTCGTTATATGATTTAAAATAATCAATATCGAACATAATCGCAGATAGGTTCTGACTATGGCGACAAGCTTTTGCCCACTCTATTTTATAAGTTTGATCAAAATGACGACGGTTGGATATTTCTGTTAACGGGTCAACCAAAGAGAGTTGCTCAAGTTGTTTGTTGGTCTCTTCTAAGGTGAGGTTAACCATTGCTAGTTGCTCTGTACGTTCTTCAACAATACTCTCTAGTTCATTATTGAGTTTCTTTAATGACTCTTCTGCACGTTTTCTAGAAATAATTTCTGCTAAATTTGATGCAAACAGTGTCAGTAAGTGTTGCACATGGCTCGTGAGTGAGCGTTTGTTGATCAAGTTGTCGAGAACTAAAAAGCCAACAATGCGCTGTTGATTACGTAGTAATATAGCCGCATTCCACCCATGACCGACAATCTTATTGTCATGATAGAGTGGTACAGCACCTTCAAAGGCTAAATGATGAGGTGTTGCCATCGCTAACTCTAATAGCGAGTTTTTAGGGAGCGGGCCACGGAAGTGTGTTTCATCGGTCAATTTCCCGTTAATGCTAGTACCAAAGGTGCCACACATTGTTTTACCGTCATCGTAACTTAAAAAAATTGCCACTCTATCTAATTGTAATTTTTCTCTCGCAATTTCAACCGCAACTCTACAGATCTCTAGTTCTGTTTCTTGATGAGAAAGCAGTATCGCAGAGTCATGCAGTAATTTTAGATTACTCTGTTCACTTTTTTGCGCAATGGCTGTGCTGAGAATATTACTATAAAGGATCAACACCTCTTTTTCGTATTCTAATAATGGACGCTGTGATAGTAAATTATCGATCGCAATCCAGCCAAGCAAGTGATCGCCGTTACGTAAAATTAACATTGCATTCCAGCCTATACCAACCACTTTCCTTTCATTGTAAAGCGGAACATTTTCGACTACTTCTAGGCGCTTTTGAGTGTGCAATAAGGTGTGTTGCATTAGTGGTTCAAGGACTTCCATATCGTAAACAAGATCGCTTTCATCAGTGGTTTTACCCTCGGTATCGGTACCGAAGGTTGGATGCATCATATGTTGGTTAGCATCAGCAAGAATCAAACAGGCACGATCAAATCCGAGCATATCACGTAGCATTTCAATTGCGGTTTTATACAATGAAGTTAAGTTTGGGCTGGCGATAAAATCTTGCGTGATGGATTGTATTTTTAAAACCTTTGAAGAAAATAATTTTTGTTGCTCTATCTCTTGCAAATACAGCGCCTCTTGCTTATCTCGAAGTAACAGTTGACTTTTATGTGTTTGATTTAATCTGTATTGCTGTAATAAGTGAAAAAATTGCATCATCAATGCCGCAAATAATGGGGCTTCTTGTAGATGCTGCATCATTTCATTTTGTGGTGATTGTAAAAAAATTAATATCCCCGGTTTTGAGGTCATTTGTAATTTTATGCAATACCAATCTTGCTTAATATTATTTATATCGTTGATGGCAAGATAGGTAATAGGTAAGTAGCGAGATAACTTCTCTTTTTGTCCTGCAAGAGACCACAATTGCTCATTTTGAATGTGTGTATCTAATTGTGTAGGAGAGAGCTCTAGATGGCGAATAGGTTGACCTTGCTCATGCTGCGCTAAGCACTGCAATTGTTCGGATTCGATACAAAAGAATATGTTTTTAGGGTGAAGAATAAGTGACAAAAATTGTGATGTTTTAGCAATCAAAGATTTTGCATCTTGACTGCCTAAAAAGGCTTGTTGGGTAATTGATATTTGCTCTAACAGAAAAGGTTTCATTATTTTGTCACTTATTTAATTTGTAAGTGATAATAATAACACAAATAAAGTATGGTGAAGTTTATTGCCTGAAAAATGTGCAGTTAGGCGGTTAAGCTTAACTGCCTTTTGGGAGTTAGCGTCTTACTAAAAAAACGCCGGCCTCGGTATGATGTGTGTAAGGGAATTGATCAAAGAGAGCAAATCGTTTCACTTCGTGTGTTTCTTTAAATACTTGCATATTAGCTTCTAAGGTATCAGGGTTACAGCTAATGTAGAGAATGTTATCGTAGGTCTGCACCATTTTCACTGTTTCATCGTCTAAGCCCGAACGAGGAGGGTCGACAAAAATGGTATTACATTGATAATCATCGAGGTTAATTCCAGCTAAACGATTAAAAGTACGTTCTTTATTAATTGCTTGAGTAAACTCTTCTGCCGACATACGGATAATAGTAAGGTTATCGATATTGTTTTTAGCAATATTATATTGCGCGGAATGTACCGAAGGTTTCGCTATTTCAGTGGCTAGCACTTTATTAAAGTTTTTAGCCAGTGCAATAGAGAAGTTACCATTGCCACAATAAAGCTCCAGCAGGTCACCTTGGCTATCACGAGTACAGTCTATTGCCCACTCGAGCATATCAATGCAAACAGCCGCATTAGGTTGCGTAAAACTATTTTCAACCTGTTGATAAATTAGCGTTTCACCATCAACGGGTAATGATTCAACCACGTAGTCTTTATCCAGCAAAAACTTTTGTTTTTTAGCTCGGCCAATGAAGTTGATATCAAATTCAGCTGACAATGTTGTTTTAAGTTTTTGTGCTTCTTCGACCCATTGCTCATCAAGCTGCTTATGGTAAAGCAAGCTGACCACAATTTGTCCGCTTAAGGTAGAGATAAAATCAATTTGAAATAGCTTAAAGCGCAGTATTTTATTCACCTTAATAAGTTCAATCAGAGGCGCCATTAGATTGTTAATTAACTCACTTGCAGGCGGAAATTGGTCGACACGAATTTTTTGTTTGGTCGCTTGATCAAACATAATGTAATAAAGATCATCACCATCGTGCCAAACACGAAACTCACTGCGCATACGGTAATGTTGTTTTGGTGATGAATAAACCTCGAGCTCAGGCAGGTTAAAGGTGGCAAATTGTGTATTAAACTGTGCTTTTTTAGCATCGAGTTGTTTTTCGTAATTATCCGGATCAACAAATTGCATGCGCTTTCTCGCCTTTAAGTGGTCATTTTATGGGGGCTAAATTTTAAAGGAGCATCGGTATGATGACCAGCACTATTATTGTATTTCTTTATTCGAGCACTAAAGGGTAAAATGGCCATGTCAGTAAATAACCTTCAACGGCTAAGGTCTTTGAGCGTTGTATATCCTAGAACAGTAAATAACTAAGGTCAGCAATACCGTGCAGCAACTTTTAATTTTTGATTCGGGAGTGGGGGGCTTATCCATTTTCCAAGAGGTGATACAGCAGTCGCCTAATGTAAGTTGTTATTATCTTTCTGATAATGCCTATTTCCCCTATGGTGAACTCGATGAGCAGACGTTAATTACCCGTTTAACCGGTTTGCTTGATGCTTTTGTGAAAAGTCATCCGGTAGATATGATTGTTATTGCCTGTAACTCTGCCAGTACGGTTGCGTTAAGTTCATTAAGAGCCCATTTTTGTATACCGGTCGTTGGCGTAGTACCGGCGATAAAACCGGCAAGTTTAATTAGCCAAAATAATATTATTGGGTTGGTTGCTACACCGGCAACGATTGAAAGAACCTACACTAGGGCATTAATTGATGAGTTTGCCAGTGATAAAGAGGTTTTAAAGCTTGGCTCCACTTTATTGGTTAAATTAGCAGAAAATAAACTCACGGGAAAAGAGGTGGAACAGGAGGCGTTAGCTGCTGTGTTTGCGCCATGGTTAACATTAAATCCGCAACCTGACACCTTGGTATTAGGTTGTACCCACTTTCCACTATTAAAAGATGAAATTGCTCGCTGTTTTGAAAATGGCGTTAACTTGGTGGATTCAGGTGAGGCGATTGCGAAACGAGTTGCAACATTATTACCGCCGTTTAAAAGCGAACGATTAACGACTGCTGTGAGTTATCAGGCTTTTTATACGTTACAAGATAGGCAACAGTTATTATTAAAAAGTGCTTTTTTAAACCTTGGTTTTGAATCCTTTTTGCTATACCAATATGCTTAATTCGATTGCTATTATTTAAAAGATAGATAAAAAAATAGGCGCTAAAAGCGCCTATTATCAAGATTGAAGCTGTTTTAAAACCAAGCTTCAGCTTGGATACCAAAGTTAACCTCTGAGTCAGAAGTCATACCAGCAAAGCTTTTTTCTTCACTATTTGATAAATAACTCGCGTAAACACGAATTTCAGGACGTGCCCAGAAGCTCGAACCGGCAGTTAGCGCTTGTGCGATAGTGTATTTTTTACCACCAACATCTACGCCATCTGCATTGGTACCCATGTAAGTACCTAGCTCTAGAATTGTTTTATGGTTATCGGTCCACTTATATTCAGGGCGAACTACTAGCGATGTTTTTGTTGCATCATCGTTTTGTCCTGCAATTACATCGGAAGCTGATTCATAACGTAACATATGTGAAAAGTCGACTTTTTCACCAAAGCTAACAACGCCGTGGTTCAAAATTCGAAATGCAGTGGAGCCATCGATACCCCCTAAGCCAGCCGCTTTATTTGCACCCCATGCATCAGTACCAAACTGAATCGCTGTTTTATTAAAACCACCTAATACACCTTGGGTTAATTCTGCGGTAAACATTAGACCCTCTTCTAGCTCACCTGTAAATTGATCTGTTTCATTAGACATCGCGTAATCCACACCTAACTCTAAAGATGCGTTATTCCACAGAGCTAAATTACTGTAACGCAAGTCAAAAATATTAACATTTAGAGCACCAGTAGCATTACCTGTATCCACTTCTCCCCAACTATCAGCACGTACCCACATTGCAGTAACAGTACCCGGCCCTACAGCGAGGTTTTCAATACCAGCACCTGCTCCAGAAATATCCCAGTAGTAGAAATCAGTAATGTGTACATCGTGGCGTTGGTTATAACGTTTACCGACGAAAATAACCTCATCACCACCGAATGCACCTTTGGCTTCTACATTGTATTGACGAAATGCAAAGGTAGCATCGCCATCTGTGCCATCACCTTCCCAATCACGGGCACCGTTAGATGCCATTGCCAACATGGTATTAACTTTAAATATAATGCCATTGCTTTCAGCAATCTCTTTACTTAATTGGATTTCGCCGTATGCATCATCTTCATTACCTAATCGTCCTAAATCGTGTTTTTGGTAAGAGACTTGTTGGCCACTGTCTCCTGACATACCAACACCACCACGCATATAACCGTGGAATTCTAATGGTGCTAATTCTGCCATCACATTTGAAGATAGGATTGCTGAAGTAACTGCAATTGCTAGTGGTAATTTTTTCATAGTTCCATTCCTAGTTGTTTGCTTAATAATTAAGCTGAGATTGCCTCTTCAATAGAAAACACATAAACTAATCATGTCTGCTATTTGCGGGCTGGTTTAGCCATTGTTCATGTCACTCCTACATCACCTGAACAATGGCTTCTTTTAATTTTTGCGTCCTGTATATAGCTCTCAGGAGCAATCGACTCCCCTTGTATTAAACCGAGGTAAGCGTGGTTTAATGACTGGCGCCAATTTCTTGATAGGTACGCTGACAAGCAGTGCCATCCTTTTTGAATAGGTGGCAGCGATATTCTGGTAACCTAAATTTGAACTGTTGTCCCAGTGCTACATCGGCGACATCAAAATAACGAATGATTAAATCGCTCTCGATGCAGGTTGCTTCAACGTAGATCTGCGTTTCATGGCCAAGTTGTTCTAATACTTGAATTTCACTGCTGAGTATTAGCCCGGTTTTTTCTGGGGCGCCGTTGTTACATTGTTGAGAAACAGAGGTATCAATATGCTCTGGGCGTATGCCGACAGAAACGGCTTCACCGATGCTTAAATTGTCGTGCTCAACTTGCACGGTTAAAGGGGAATCGTTAGGTAGCAAAACTTTAACGCCGTGGCTGGTTAGTTCCACGACCTTGGCATTGATAAAGTTCATTTTAGGCGAGCCAATGAAACCAGCTACAAAACGATTTTTAGGATAGTGGTACAGCTCTAGTGGTGTACCAACTTGCGCGATACGACCTCCCTCTAAGACCACAATACGATCTGCCATCGTCATCGCTTCAACTTGATCATGGGTGACATATACCATGGTAGAATTAAGGCGTTTATGCAGTTTACTTATTTCAATACGCATCTGGACACGTAATGAAGCATCGAGGTTTGAAAGAGGTTCATCGAAAAGCAATACTTTAGGGCGGTTAACTAGAGTGCGACCGATCGCAACACGTTGTTGCTGACCACCCGATAATTCTTTGGGTTTTTTCTCTAATTGACTGCCGAGTTGTAAAATTGATGAGGCGTAATCTAGACGCGCTTCAATCTCTTTTGGATCGGTTTTTTTAAGACGAAGACCAAAGGTCATGTTGTCTTTTAAATTAAGGTGAGGGTAGAGTGCATATGATTGAAAAACCATACTAATTGAACGTTCAGAAGGGGGAACATCATTTACGCGCTTATCATCTATGTACAGATCGCCAGCGGTAATATCTTCGAGGCCAGCTATCATACGTAATAGTGTCGTTTTACCACAACCTGATGGCCCTACAAAGGCAATAAATTCACCATCGATGATCTCTAAATCAATATCTTTTTGAACCACTACTTTACCAAATGCTTTGGTGACTTTTTTTAGTACAACACTTGCCATTGGTTTTTCCTCATCTTGTTATGCTTTGTTTCGATGAGGATATTGTGTCGTAGCAATCGGGTTTTATCATCCTCCTACCGAGGGGGAGTAGATAAAACCATGGATGCTGAGGGGGATGGGGTTTTGCTTGAAGTGCCTATTCTCATGGGCTTTAGGG contains:
- a CDS encoding prephenate dehydratase domain-containing protein, whose product is MLNIATLGPKETFSDLATHQYINAQPESFNIKYYSSLSETFKAIGSECDYGVLPIENLSEGYVQVVLDHLLSTDLIVVSELLLAIQFSFVANCAKLSELTDLYVQFVAHGQCSEFINKLSGVTIHNTQSNIESLLLARNKGKGAGAIIPQHALPQAQEGCLIQKNVTNYENNQTRFLVLTKQAQPRLAGASYKTTLVVKNENDCPGVLGNIVNAFASQKVNLTSIMSRPTKSQFGKYHFFIDIDGHQLDDNINASLKQISAEYPVTIIGSYIKAN
- a CDS encoding diguanylate cyclase; translation: MKPFLLEQISITQQAFLGSQDAKSLIAKTSQFLSLILHPKNIFFCIESEQLQCLAQHEQGQPIRHLELSPTQLDTHIQNEQLWSLAGQKEKLSRYLPITYLAINDINNIKQDWYCIKLQMTSKPGILIFLQSPQNEMMQHLQEAPLFAALMMQFFHLLQQYRLNQTHKSQLLLRDKQEALYLQEIEQQKLFSSKVLKIQSITQDFIASPNLTSLYKTAIEMLRDMLGFDRACLILADANQHMMHPTFGTDTEGKTTDESDLVYDMEVLEPLMQHTLLHTQKRLEVVENVPLYNERKVVGIGWNAMLILRNGDHLLGWIAIDNLLSQRPLLEYEKEVLILYSNILSTAIAQKSEQSNLKLLHDSAILLSHQETELEICRVAVEIAREKLQLDRVAIFLSYDDGKTMCGTFGTSINGKLTDETHFRGPLPKNSLLELAMATPHHLAFEGAVPLYHDNKIVGHGWNAAILLRNQQRIVGFLVLDNLINKRSLTSHVQHLLTLFASNLAEIISRKRAEESLKKLNNELESIVEERTEQLAMVNLTLEETNKQLEQLSLVDPLTEISNRRHFDQTYKIEWAKACRHSQNLSAIMFDIDYFKSYNDHYGHPQGDQCLTQVAHIIQKHFRRADELVARYGGEEFIVLLSNSSPEQVKARIQAIIDDLYTSHIEHVKSPLQRVTLSAGIASVTIHKRMQQATLIKWADEALYQAKLAGRNGLVSHQQASINSL
- the trmA gene encoding tRNA (uridine(54)-C5)-methyltransferase TrmA, with translation MQFVDPDNYEKQLDAKKAQFNTQFATFNLPELEVYSSPKQHYRMRSEFRVWHDGDDLYYIMFDQATKQKIRVDQFPPASELINNLMAPLIELIKVNKILRFKLFQIDFISTLSGQIVVSLLYHKQLDEQWVEEAQKLKTTLSAEFDINFIGRAKKQKFLLDKDYVVESLPVDGETLIYQQVENSFTQPNAAVCIDMLEWAIDCTRDSQGDLLELYCGNGNFSIALAKNFNKVLATEIAKPSVHSAQYNIAKNNIDNLTIIRMSAEEFTQAINKERTFNRLAGINLDDYQCNTIFVDPPRSGLDDETVKMVQTYDNILYISCNPDTLEANMQVFKETHEVKRFALFDQFPYTHHTEAGVFLVRR
- the murI gene encoding glutamate racemase; translation: MQQLLIFDSGVGGLSIFQEVIQQSPNVSCYYLSDNAYFPYGELDEQTLITRLTGLLDAFVKSHPVDMIVIACNSASTVALSSLRAHFCIPVVGVVPAIKPASLISQNNIIGLVATPATIERTYTRALIDEFASDKEVLKLGSTLLVKLAENKLTGKEVEQEALAAVFAPWLTLNPQPDTLVLGCTHFPLLKDEIARCFENGVNLVDSGEAIAKRVATLLPPFKSERLTTAVSYQAFYTLQDRQQLLLKSAFLNLGFESFLLYQYA
- the lamB gene encoding maltoporin LamB, translating into MKKLPLAIAVTSAILSSNVMAELAPLEFHGYMRGGVGMSGDSGQQVSYQKHDLGRLGNEDDAYGEIQLSKEIAESNGIIFKVNTMLAMASNGARDWEGDGTDGDATFAFRQYNVEAKGAFGGDEVIFVGKRYNQRHDVHITDFYYWDISGAGAGIENLAVGPGTVTAMWVRADSWGEVDTGNATGALNVNIFDLRYSNLALWNNASLELGVDYAMSNETDQFTGELEEGLMFTAELTQGVLGGFNKTAIQFGTDAWGANKAAGLGGIDGSTAFRILNHGVVSFGEKVDFSHMLRYESASDVIAGQNDDATKTSLVVRPEYKWTDNHKTILELGTYMGTNADGVDVGGKKYTIAQALTAGSSFWARPEIRVYASYLSNSEEKSFAGMTSDSEVNFGIQAEAWF
- the malK gene encoding maltose/maltodextrin ABC transporter ATP-binding protein MalK is translated as MASVVLKKVTKAFGKVVVQKDIDLEIIDGEFIAFVGPSGCGKTTLLRMIAGLEDITAGDLYIDDKRVNDVPPSERSISMVFQSYALYPHLNLKDNMTFGLRLKKTDPKEIEARLDYASSILQLGSQLEKKPKELSGGQQQRVAIGRTLVNRPKVLLFDEPLSNLDASLRVQMRIEISKLHKRLNSTMVYVTHDQVEAMTMADRIVVLEGGRIAQVGTPLELYHYPKNRFVAGFIGSPKMNFINAKVVELTSHGVKVLLPNDSPLTVQVEHDNLSIGEAVSVGIRPEHIDTSVSQQCNNGAPEKTGLILSSEIQVLEQLGHETQIYVEATCIESDLIIRYFDVADVALGQQFKFRLPEYRCHLFKKDGTACQRTYQEIGASH